A region of the Bacillota bacterium genome:
AGTAACTCCGCATGCCCCGGGAAGGGCCCATACCGCTGGCCTGGATTCATCAGGGCCTGGTAAATCCACAGCACCTGAACCTGGGCGGGAGTAACCCCCTCAAGGGCCAGCATGGCATCGGCATACTCCCAGGCAGTGCCTTCGCCCCCCACCCCCGGTAGGGAGAGCCGCCGTCCGTAATCGGCATAGGGGTCTGCCCACACCCGGGCATCCTGGCCCCCAGCCGCTCCGTTGACCAGCACCACCTGTGGGGTCTTCAAGGGATCGGCGTCGGCCATCTGCTTGAAAGACTGAAAGATCAGACGAGTATTGGACATGCCCAGTCCCAACAGCACAATCTTACCATCGGGTGCTGGATTCCCCGCCGCATCAAGGGGTGTAATCTGCGCCACGGCCCGTTCCGCCGCCGCCTGATGGGCGGGCGGAGGTGTGTTAAGGCCGCCACCGTAAAGCCCTCCCTCTTGGCCTTTATAAGTCTGGTGCGGTCCCATCTCTGGCGTATTCTTCTTGGGAAAGGACATATCTTCGCTGGGAGCCCTGATACTCTTTGTATGCTAGGTCACATAACCACTGAACTTGACTAGATAACTGATCAGCCGCTTCCCAGGACGCACCCCGCATCGCCTCGTACTTTAGGATCTGGCTGCGGATATATGCCTCATCGACAAACCCCGTATCTTCTTCTGCGGCCCGGACCAACGGGAGAACCATGCAGGCCAGCACCAAAACACCCAGCAAGAACACCAGGGCATAGGGTAAGTAATAACCTGAGCGGACAAAGAAGAGACTGTGTTTTTTCATCGGCGCTTCCTCCTACCAAGCCACCACTGGAATTACTCATCCCAATTGTACCAAACCAAAGACAAAACCGTAAGCACACTCACCAGTAGAAAGAGGGGAGGCAATCCCTTTCAAGGCGCACCCCGCACCTCACCATCGGACCCACGGCTCCCCTTAGCAAAGAAAAGAGGAGAACCGCCCCCAGTTCCGTCCCTGGCCCCCAGGAGCCTACACTAGGGCAGAAACTGTGCATATGGTCGTAGATCAAATCACGGGCCCGCAGGCCCGTGCAACGGGTGTTTCTCTCTTCTGTTTTCTATTCAAAGGCCACTGCCAACCGGTCAAAAAGCAGCTGTCCTTTGGTCTTATAGACCCCACCGGAGTCGCTGACCACAATCCGCACCCGTTCAATACGGTCAAGGCGCACGTTCTCGACGTTCCATTTGTTAACCGTCTCGTCAATGTCGATGACCCACTCGCGCCAACCTTCCCAGTCCACCTGGCCATAGACCGAACACTCCAAAAAGCCATCCCAAAAGAGGATGATCACATTGTGGGGAACAACGTCACCATAGACCCATAGCTTCACCTTTTTGAATCCTTCAATATTCAAGGGGGTTGGACAGTCGACGATGATTTGCACTTCACTCCAGGTCTGATCTGGGGTTGTCAGATCAAAGCCCAGCACGGCACAGGCTTCACCTTCCACCGCGTTTTCCGAGGTAATATCGAAAAACTCCAAAACTCCTCCGTTAGCCTGTTCCACCCGCATATTCCTGTACTCTTCGAAATCATGGATCACCACTTCTTCTCCCAGGGCAACACCCCACAGTAAGAAGACTAGACAAAAGGTCAACAGGGAAACCTTTTTCAACATATTCTTACCCTCCTTATTATTTATTGACTCAATTCGGCCAGCAACCGGTCGATTTGACTCTTGGCATTCTCCAGGATCTGTTCGATTGACTCGTTACCGGTGAAGTATTCTTCCAACGACGAAGTGATGATCTCAATGGTATGGGGATACTCTACCCCCACCCGATCCACAGGTTCCGGCATCAGCCGGGCAAACACCGCCTCGGTAGCCCGCCAGGCGGCCAGAGCCGGTTCATCATTCCCTAGCATCTCGATCAGGACCGGCAAATTGGCCCGGAGGGGTACCATGGCCAACGTGGGACCCATAGCCTGCAAGGCCTCGGGGGAAGTAAGGACCCACTCGATGAAGTGCCAGGCTTCCTCCACATGTTGACTGCCTTTGAAGATCCCCATGGTGTGCATGGTAAGGCGGGGATGGAAGCCGTGACTGACAGGACCTTTGGGCAAGATGGTAATGTCACTGTCGAAACGGACGTAGTCCATGATTTTGATCGCTTCCTGGTGCCAATTGGTGGTCATGGCCACCTGTCCGGTGATGAAACCTAGCTTTTGGTTTACCAGCGTGCCCGGTGCCTGCAGACCGTGAACCACGTCCAGTTCCTTCGCGAAGCGAAAAGCCTCCGCCGCCTCCGGACTATTAATCAGTGACTCGGACCGGTCCGGGGCATACATGCGGCCGCCGAAACCGTATAGCAGTGGCATCCAGAGGGCAATATGGGGGCTAGCACCGAAGTCAATCGCCCAACGGTTTTCATCGGGAGCAGTCAATTTCTTGCCCCAGCTGACCAGATCATCCCAGGTCCAATCATAGGTTGGGTTAGGCAATCCGGCTTCTCCAAAGGCCTGGCGGTTATAGTTTACAAGGGATGCCGGCGACGTATCCCACCCATGGAAGGGAAAACCATAGATCTTTCCGTCGACGGTGATGGTATCCAACACACCGGGGAAAAACTCCTCGGCATAGGCGATCACCCGCTCCGTTAGATCAACCAAAGCCCCCCAGTGGGCGATCTGCCCGTACATGAAAGACCCGTCCAGGGAAACAATATCGGGAGTAGCACCGGAGGCCACCAATACCGGCAGACGTTCTTTGTAGAAGTCCCAGCTGACCACATTATTCTCAATGATGACGTCCCGCTCGGGGAAGGCTTCGTAATAGGCTTGGATAATCCGCTCGTTCCGGTCAATGACTAACTGATCACCCCAGGACATCCATTCTAAACGCACCGTCCCCTGTGCCACCCCAGTACCCAGCAAAAGGGCCGCAAGCAAGGCAGCAAGAACAACAGATTTTCGCAGCATGACCAGGTCCTCCTTTCATCGGAATTAAGTTTTGTTGGAAATGTAAGAACCCAACTCCCCAGTCTACAACGTCACTTAAGCTCACATAAGATGTTCACTCCCTTTTCGTAGGGTAAGTCATTGGCCAGCTTGGCAGACTGACCCGCTTCGTTGGTAAAGAGAATCCCCACTTTATAACCGGGTTGAAGTTCATCGGCACTCAGTCGGGTCGAGACCACCACTACCTCACCGGGCTGGAGGTCCCCCAGGGCACAGGCGGGAGTACGGCAAAGAATCTGTCCATCCCTGTCCACAAGCACCAGCGCCAGCTCTGCCATGCCGTGGGGCGCAGAAAAGCCGTAGTTGATCAGTTCCAGGGATACTTCCAAGTCCTGGTCCTCTACCTCTAGCTGGAGACTGCGCGCCTGGATGTAATACCCCAGGTAGTCCCGGATATACTCAAATATATTGCGGGTGATGGGTTGCCCCGCCTCGTCCCGGAGCCAGGCGGGATCGTAACGGAATCCCTGTTCCTCCAGGAAGGCTTCGTCCACTTTGATCCGCTTCCATTTTTCTATGTTGTAAGGATTAAAGGGGCCACTTTCTTTATAGTTGTGCACGATGCTCATGCTGGTAAAATGATGTTCCATCAACCGCTTGGCTACGGCCACCCCATCGATGACTCCGTTGTTGAAATAGGTGTCCTTGCCCCAGGGCAGCTCGCCATCCACCAACATGTGCTTGCAATCGTTGATATACATCGCAAACAACGGATCAGTGGACGTGGCAGTACTCCAATGATGGTCCACACCCACCAGGTAATCGTCATGGTAGGAGACCCGGTCCCGACGGGGATCGTCTTTACGTAACACATCCTTGTACTTGGCCAGACGCACTTGGACCTGCTTTCCTGGCGGTGTCATATCGACGATGGCCTCTAGAACCTGTCTTTGGTTGTGGTAATACTTTGCGTTATGCCACTCACCCCACATCCCGATAAACCCCGCTTGGATCACATGGATGATATCACGGTTCCTGGCCAAGATGTCCTTCAACTGCTCGATGTGGCGAAGCATCTGGGCGGTGGTGGGCCCGATCTTCGGCTCCGTCTCCTGGTATTCATAGGCAAACCGCAGGAGAATCTGCAGATTGTGTTCCCGGAAGAAGTCGAAGTAGTTCTGGAGGTTCTCCAAGGCCTGATCGTCTAAATCCCGTTCGGAATACTGGGTCAGGTAAATATAGACTTGGGCCAACTGCGGGGATTCCTCTTCGTAATATTTCAGTTCCCCGAAGGCGGCAAGTTGGGCATTGGTGGGTCCCTCCAGGACATTGCCCGTAGCAATATCCATATTCAGTTCTAAACGGAACCCTCGGTTCGGGTTCTTCAATAACTCCTCGCTTTTCGTTCCCGGCAAGGGAACCAGTTCGACGGAATAGGAAAACTGTTGTAATGGGTTCTGATTCATATCCTCTGTTATCCCTTTTGCCACTTTCATCTGCTCCTTAGACTGTTCATTCACCGTTGTCTCTCTTGCCCCAGCATCTGCCACCCGGTTCCCATCGGTCCCTTGCCCAAAAACGACTTCCACGGGACTGAACAACAAGGTAAGCAAGACAACCGAGAAAAGAAAAACAAAACCGGTCAGTTGTCTCCACAGCGTGGGACATCTCCTCCCACAGAATCCTTCTGACAAAGCTCTCCCCCCCTCGGGCCGTGACAAGGCTAGACACCTTCGTAGTTTGAAATCGATTACAATGGCGATAAAATGAAAATCTTCGGTATGCTACGCATAGCCATAGACTTGTTATCGATTACACTAGATATACTTCGCCATAACTTTCTCAATTCCTCTAT
Encoded here:
- a CDS encoding sugar ABC transporter substrate-binding protein produces the protein MLRKSVVLAALLAALLLGTGVAQGTVRLEWMSWGDQLVIDRNERIIQAYYEAFPERDVIIENNVVSWDFYKERLPVLVASGATPDIVSLDGSFMYGQIAHWGALVDLTERVIAYAEEFFPGVLDTITVDGKIYGFPFHGWDTSPASLVNYNRQAFGEAGLPNPTYDWTWDDLVSWGKKLTAPDENRWAIDFGASPHIALWMPLLYGFGGRMYAPDRSESLINSPEAAEAFRFAKELDVVHGLQAPGTLVNQKLGFITGQVAMTTNWHQEAIKIMDYVRFDSDITILPKGPVSHGFHPRLTMHTMGIFKGSQHVEEAWHFIEWVLTSPEALQAMGPTLAMVPLRANLPVLIEMLGNDEPALAAWRATEAVFARLMPEPVDRVGVEYPHTIEIITSSLEEYFTGNESIEQILENAKSQIDRLLAELSQ
- a CDS encoding DUF4874 domain-containing protein produces the protein MSEGFCGRRCPTLWRQLTGFVFLFSVVLLTLLFSPVEVVFGQGTDGNRVADAGARETTVNEQSKEQMKVAKGITEDMNQNPLQQFSYSVELVPLPGTKSEELLKNPNRGFRLELNMDIATGNVLEGPTNAQLAAFGELKYYEEESPQLAQVYIYLTQYSERDLDDQALENLQNYFDFFREHNLQILLRFAYEYQETEPKIGPTTAQMLRHIEQLKDILARNRDIIHVIQAGFIGMWGEWHNAKYYHNQRQVLEAIVDMTPPGKQVQVRLAKYKDVLRKDDPRRDRVSYHDDYLVGVDHHWSTATSTDPLFAMYINDCKHMLVDGELPWGKDTYFNNGVIDGVAVAKRLMEHHFTSMSIVHNYKESGPFNPYNIEKWKRIKVDEAFLEEQGFRYDPAWLRDEAGQPITRNIFEYIRDYLGYYIQARSLQLEVEDQDLEVSLELINYGFSAPHGMAELALVLVDRDGQILCRTPACALGDLQPGEVVVVSTRLSADELQPGYKVGILFTNEAGQSAKLANDLPYEKGVNILCELK